TCTGGCAGACAATCTTTCATAGGAAGCCAGTGGATGCTAATGTTTTGAGTATTAATAGAGTTGATGATTTTTACTTTATTCGCTTCTGTTATCTTGTCCTCGACAATGAAGAACTCAAGTTTCTCATTGCTAAGATGATTTAGTTCAATAGATTTAATTAAAGCGGTAAGTAAAATGGCATAATGATCGTCACAAACACAAACAATAACAATGGGATCAATTTTTTGCATTAATTTGGAGTTTTTGATTTTATTCAACTAATATAAACAAATATAGAACAGGAAAATTAGTTTTTACGTAATATCGAAACTAAAGTGATTTTTTAAGTTCTAAAATTTCACTTAATGAAAGTTTATACTTTAATGTAAGTCCTAAATAAATTGATCCGCCTATTGCTATTTGAATAATGGTATGAAATAAATTGGTGCTGATTATAAAATGTTGATAAACTGCAATTACTACAACCATAATTAAGCAGAGTAAAATAGGTTTATAAATATTAGTAAAAAATTCTTTGAAGTAGTTTCCAATCAAATATTTCGCTAAAAAGGAGGTCAGAATAGTTTCTATAGTAGTAGTTAGCAAATTAGCATAAGCAACACCAATTAAACCAAATGAAGTTGAAAAGAAATAAAGTATTGGTAGTTTAATAATTAAAATAACAAGGTTCAAATAAAAAATTAAATTTGGTTTCCCTCTCGTAAATGCTAATGATGAAATTGGTGCTGTTATACACTTAAGAAGGCTAACGAATACGATAACTTTTACTAGTGGAATAGTATCGATCCAGCCTTTCCCATAAACCAATGGTACCACGCTTGTAGAAGTGATAAAAAGCCCCGCTAATAATGGGAAATTGCAATAAGTAATAAAGTCAATAATTTTAATATAGGCCCTTTTTAAACTTGCTACATCTTTGATTTTTGCCATTATAGGATAGGTTACCTGCATAATTATTGGGTTAAGTCTTACAATAGGATATACAGCTAATTGATAAGCTATAGTATATAATCCGAGAGCTTTTGCACCGATTATTTTTCCAATAATTATGCTCTCTGAATTACCTCCTGCATAAGATAATATTCCTTCTCCTAAATTATACACGCCGAATCTTAAGTGATCTTTTATATCTTTTAAATTAAAATATAAAATTGGATTAAAAAGCTTGGTACCAATGGTAACAAAAAGTATGAGCTTAAATGCAGTATAAAATACTTCACCATATATTAATGAGAGCTCCTCATAATTATTGTAGGCCAGGGAAGTAGTTACAATAGTGCCAACCAAGCTAGAAGAAACATCGATTATAGCCAGGCTCTTAAATCTAAGTTCTTTTTGTAAAAGAATGTTATATATCTGTCCTGCATATATCAGAGGGAAATTGATCGAGGATATTCTTATGATATGAATTAGCCTAGGTTCATTAAAATAGTCAGCTATCAGATGTGAAAATAAATTAACCAATATCAGTAGTATAAAACCTAAACTAAGACTGGAATAAAAAATAGTTGAAAGTATTTTTTTATTTGTTTCCTGTTTGGAAATAATAGAATTTGTAAAACCAAGATTTGCAAAAATATGGAAGAAGTTTATTGTTATAGTACTCATGGCTACTAAGCCAAAAGCTGAGGATTTTAAAACTCGGGCAATAATTGCCAACTGAAAAAAAGCAAACAAAACTGTTATTATTGTAGCCGTTGTGGTCCATTTGGCGCCATTGATAGCATTTTTTTGGTTACTCATTCTTTAAATCTATCGTTAATGTTTTATTCGAGTTAATCTGGTTATGTTAGGAACTCCAAAGCTGTGGCTAATATAGATCATTTATTACTATACAGCTTAACAAAGTTTGAATTAGATCAATTTGAAATTATTATTGTTATCCAGATCCGTAAAAATAAAATGGTATATATAAAAAAACAGGGAGAAAGTTTATTTAACTTCTCCCTGTTTTTTTATATATAAATATAAACTTTATTCAACCGCACCAATTGAAGGTGAGTTTGCTCTAACATTTCCATAAAAATCAACTGTTGACAAAGCTTCATGTTTACCTTTGCCTTTCGCAGGCGAAGTACTTGAAAGCTTCATAGTATTCTCATCTAGAATCCCTGCCTCTTTTGAGGTGTTAAAGTAGAGATTGTTAGATACTGTAGGGGTTAAACCAGATTCTTGTCCTGCAATGTTTCCTGGCCCGGAAGGTGAGTTAAGTAAATTGAAAGCTAAATTATTATATACGTCACAAGTTCCTCCTTTTAAGCTATAAACATCTACAACATTACCCTGCCAATCTCTACTTAGGTTTAAATTGCCGCATGTATTGTTGAAGACTTTTGCATTAGTATAGGTGCTAACTCCAGGAATGATATAATCATCAAATGATTGAACTTCAAAGCCTGAATATTTGCGGGAGTTTACTATTATATTATTGTAAATTAAAATATCTTTAGGTACTGTACCTATTGAAAAACCCCATGCCCGAATGCTATTACCTTGGTGGTTACTCACATGATTATCATGGAATCTTCCATTGCCCTTCATCATAAATATGCCATTATGGATGTCAGTTTGAGTATTAATATTAGTAACTATATTATGATGGATATCATAATTTTCAGCATTACCCATGTAAACAATAGTTCCTACACTAGGTGCGTTTTTAAAATTAACATAAGCTATTTCAATATTTTTAACCAATCCTGTTGGTCGACCAGAGGAGATTGAACCATCTACAGAAAGTAGTCCACCTGTATTGTCGCAATCTAAGTGTAAAAATTTTAAACTTTCTGCATATGATTTTGATGTTCCATCATATACATCATTTTTACTTAGGTTTATTACGTTATTCCCTATGTTCCTAAAAGAAACGTATTGAATGGTGAATTTATTTATCGGGGCATTTTCATCAAGCTTAATTGCTCGATAACTAATGTCTCTAAATAAAAATCCCTTATCTATTCCAGGAGTTCCATCACCAGAAAACACAACATTTCTAAGATTTGAAAATAAAGACTGACCACTAGTGATTTCAACTAGTCCATTATTTTTAACATAAACAGGATTAGCGTCATCTTGTACGAAATTTTTAACGGTTATTGTTGAGTAATTTCCTGCTTTAATTTTAAAAAGAGTAGCTCCGCTAATTGTAAATGTACTGCCATCAATTGTCAAGTTTCCAGAACCTGTGCCCACCTCATAGGTTTTACTAAACGAAGGGGTACCCGGATTGGGATTTGGATCTGGTTGGGTAGGAGGTATTACAGGGGTCTCTATTCCCGGCTTTGTTTGCTCAGGTTCAACGAGCGGTTGTTTTTTACATGCAGCTAAAGCTAAAATAGCTATACACAAGATGTAATGCATCTTTGTTATTTTTTTCATAAATATACTTTCTTTTTACTTATTATCCCTTGTAAAACGAATATGATGTAAAAGTAGCATAAAATCAGTCTGTTGCATTTTATGGCCAATACTCCATTTTTAATCTTAAATTTTAAGAAAAGTGCGATTTTGAATAAATGGGGAATGTTTTTCCCGTATTTTGTGCGTGTATTTATTTTGTATCTTAATTTTTATTATGACATTACGATTACATAAGTAGCTTTATTTTGGGTTTTTATCACGAATAAAGCCTAGTGTATCACTAAAGTTATTGCCTGTTTATTTGAGGTGAGGAATGTATTGGGTAAAATATTGGGTAAAATATTCCACACGTGTTCGTGACTTTGATATCCTGAACGAATCTTTTTAGAGTACATTTGGAAAAGGAGAATGGGGGAGCAGTAAAATTATAATTTATTATTCTGACTATTTCTTCTTATTTTTAAAAACTATTTTTTGTAGAAGGTATAAATCCCTATTATATTTTCAAATATGATCAACAGTCCAACGAGCGATTAATTTCAGAGTTAATAATAGTTGCTGATAAGATCATTAAAAGGTTTTTAATGTGATAGACAAGAACTTAGTATTACTCTCGTATGGTCGGCAATCAGAATATTATAGGGCAATATTTTGTGTTCTAAGTTATTTTTCCTGGTCTATGGAAACTAGAAAGAAGGGAATTAGAGTTTTAATTTATACTGATAGCACTAGATTCTTTCATCTCTATTTGAAAAAATTCGAGATTGAGTATATTGTTTTAACAACGGAAATGTTAGAAGAAATGTCAGGAGAAGCTCGTTATATTCACAGGAGAAAGGTTAATGTAATAGATTTAACTTTTCAACGCTTTCCTGACGAAGACTTATTATTTGTAGATTCGGATACCTTTTTTATACATGAGATTGATGGTTTGTTAACCGGATTTTGTACTGGCAAGAGCTTTATGCATAAGAGAGAGTATAATTTTGAAGAGGGACTCAGCTTTTTTAATTCATTTAATCAGGGGCATTATCCGCAGGCGTTTATTAATTATATCTCTGATCGCAGTTTTATGATAGGAGGGGTTCTTGAGAAATTTAATAAATATGATTATAGCTGGAATTCTGGGGTTTTGGGCCTAACTAGGGATTTTGCTAGTTATATGCCTGAAGTCTATGAATTGACTGATGCTTTTTATGCTAATTCTCAATGGTTTGTTAGTGAGCAACTTGCCTTTTCATTAATCTTGCAAAAAAGAACAGAAATAAGACCTGCCGAAAAATTTATTTTACATTACTGGGGTAGCCGACAAAAGAAACTCATGGATAAGCTGATTAACAATTTATTTGATTCGAAATCAGTTGTCGAATTAAATGATTTATCTTTTTTAAGGTCAATGACAAAAAAATGGAAGAAAAAAATTGAAATAGATTTGGTACTTGAACAAGCTGTTATTTCATTTTCCAAAGGGTATATGGTTAATGGTATAAAGAAGAGCTTGCAAGTCCTATTATATTTTCCTTCCGATTATAGTGTCTATAAGGAATTGTTTTTAACAATTCATAAAAATAAAATAAAAGTTTAGCGATGGTAAGATTTTATTATTTAATTTATCCTTGTGATTTGATATGCGTATAGCTCACATTATAATTGCACATAAGAATCCTATCCAACTGGAGCGGTTGATAAGAAAGATGCAATATCCAAAATTTGATTTTTACATTCATATAGATAAAAAAGTTGATATTCAAAATTTTTTGCATTTAAAAGATATTACCAGGGTTTTTTTTATAGAAAATCGGATAGTCTGTAATTGGGGTGGTTACAGTACATTACAAGCTATTATGAATTCACTAGAAGAAGTTCATAAGAACAATGTGCAGTATGGTTGTTATAATTTATTAAGTGCTCAAGATTATCCCCTTAAGGCTAATAGTAAGATCTATGATTTTCTACTAAAAAATGAAGATAAGTCATTTATTTATTACGAAGTTGACGGAAGTCAATCAGATTGGTGGAAGAGCGCAGTTCAAAGGTTTCAAAAATATCATTTAACTGACTTTAACTTTACAGGGAAGTTTTTGGTTGAAAAAATCATAAATATGTTACTTCCTAAGCGTAAATTTCCGTTGCCTTTAAAACTTTATGGGGGAGCAAAGGCATGTTGGTGGACTATTAATAATGAATGTGCAGCATACCTTATAATGGTTTTAAAAAAGAATAATAAGTTTAATAGTTTTCTTAAATTTTGCTGGGGGACAGATGAATTTGTAATTCCTACAATGCTAATGAATTCGCATTTAACAGATAAGATTGTAAATGACAATTTGCGTTACATAGAATTCCCAAAAGGAAAAGCAAATCCAAAGATTTTGGTATCTGATGATATAAATGATCTACTAAGATCAGATATGCTCTTCGCTAGAAAATTTGATATAGAAGTCGATCCAAATATTTTAGATAAGATCGATATTGATAGCCAATGAGCTGTTATTTAGTCTTTTTCAAACAAATAAATAGTTATGTCTTTGAATATCTCTTTTTTTATTGGCTTCTTTATTTTGCTTAGTTGTGCCACTAGGTTATCTGTCGGTGAAATATGATTCTTATAATACCATACCGGATCATCAATTTTATCGCCAATGTCAGTTAAAAATTGATTGTTGTAAAGTAACCAAACTCTTTTCTTTCCTGAAAACTCATTAAAATCTTGTTTTAACTGATGGTTATAGTCAGTTAGATCTTCAGATGTCTTTCTGAAATCATGTCCTTGTATGGCTAGGTATTTAAAATTGTAAATGTGCTTGTAAACCTTGTAACCAGGTGCATTATTCCAATAATTATAAACAATATCACCTTGTCTAAAATGATTATTTATATAAAATAGACTCTCTTTTTCAGCAGAATTTTTATGTTTATAAAATCTATCAGGATGAATTACAAAGTAAAGAGACTGAGTAAAGGGACAAGAAGTAATTGCTAAAGATATGAGTAAAATAAGCTTATGTGATTTTATCTTCCTTTGATAATATTCAAATCCAAATGCTACAAACAAAATAAATATAGGGGTCGTAAAAATCCAAAATCTTTCAATAAGTGGATATAAAAATAGACCTGAAGCCAATAACACCATTAATAATGGGAAAATTAGTACATAAAAATTCCTTCTATTGGTATTGAAAATTGAGAACATACCAATGGATAATAATATTATGGGAATGATAGATAAGGCCAGACTGATCATAGAAATCTTAGCCTTATTAAAAACCCAAATCAGCCCTAATGGGTAATCCATCATGCTGAGAAAATTTCTAGGAAACCATTTCAGTTCCCGAAGTGTGTGTGGGGGCATTGGCATAAAATTATCATATACCTTGAAAAAATAGACTACCCATGCTGATTCTTGTTTGTGGGTAAATAATGTATAGTTTAAAATAAAACTGATTATCCATATGGTAAACGGTATAGCGTTGAAGAATAATGATTTAAAGTCTTTCTTTAATATGTGGTTTAAGCATATTCCTGCTGCAATACCTAGCAAAATAAAAATAACCGAAAAAGAGAACCAGATTAGGATTCCACCACAAATACCCCACAAAACATTGTTGCCCCATTTATTGTTATTTGCATAAATGCAATATAAATAAAGTGCTATGACCGTAGTTAAACACTCAGTTGAGTATTGTTTAATTTCAACACTGTGATAAATAAGTGCCGGAGCAATTGAGAATATACATATAGCTATAACTTGACCTTGTATGTTAAGGAATGCCTTGCATACCCTTTTAAATATAAAGAGTGAAGTAATTCCAGCAATAAGGGGAATAGCCCTTAAAGCCATTTCATTAAAACCAATTAAATTTACAACGAATTTAGTTAGCCATAAGAAACCTATGGGGGCCTTTTGTCCATAGTCAAGTGTTTTGGTTGCAAGGTCAACATAATTCATGTGAATAAAACTTGAGCATAAATACACTTCATCCATCCATAATGATCGATTATATAGGTAATGGAATAGTCTTAATCCTACTCCAATTAATAAAATAATTAAAATGATAACACTAATTTTTTTATCATTCTGGTTTATGTCTTTATTTATGAAATTATCCATTATTAAACTATTTTTTTATATATGCAATGTCTAATTTTTGATATTTTTATTTTTTAATTAACAAATAGGGTGGAAAATATTTTATGGAATAGATTAGAATTGATTGTTTTTGATGTAGATGGAACTCTGTACGACCAATCTAAGTTAAGAAAGATCATGTTTGTTAGATTAATTTTATATTATATTTTAAGACCTTATAGGTATAATGAACTTTTTATCTTATACCATTTTAGGAAGGAGCGTGAGAAAAGAGCTGGATTTAGAGGAAAGAATCTAAAAGATAAACAATACCAGTGGTGTGCGCAAAAAGTGAATGAAAAAGTTGAAGTAGTAAGAAAAGTAATTGATCAATGGATTTTTAATGAACCAAATAGATATCTTAAAAGGTGTATGTATCCAGGGGTAAGACAGTTTATAGTGGACTTAAAAGTCAAGGGGATAAGAACTGCAATTTATTCAGATTATGATTCAGTAAATAAATTGGAAAATATGCAAATTAAAGTTGATTTAGAAATTAGTTCGACAGACGAAAGAGTTAATAGTTTTAAGCCTTGTCCTGACGGATTGTTATTTATTTTATCGGAAATGAACATAACAAATAAAAATAATTGTTTATATATTGGTGATAGAGAGGGGCTTGATGGTTCATGTGCCGAGTATGCTAATATTTCATTTCTATTGGTTGATAAAGGAATTGC
This is a stretch of genomic DNA from Candidatus Pedobacter colombiensis. It encodes these proteins:
- a CDS encoding glycosyltransferase family 39 protein, producing the protein MDNFINKDINQNDKKISVIILIILLIGVGLRLFHYLYNRSLWMDEVYLCSSFIHMNYVDLATKTLDYGQKAPIGFLWLTKFVVNLIGFNEMALRAIPLIAGITSLFIFKRVCKAFLNIQGQVIAICIFSIAPALIYHSVEIKQYSTECLTTVIALYLYCIYANNNKWGNNVLWGICGGILIWFSFSVIFILLGIAAGICLNHILKKDFKSLFFNAIPFTIWIISFILNYTLFTHKQESAWVVYFFKVYDNFMPMPPHTLRELKWFPRNFLSMMDYPLGLIWVFNKAKISMISLALSIIPIILLSIGMFSIFNTNRRNFYVLIFPLLMVLLASGLFLYPLIERFWIFTTPIFILFVAFGFEYYQRKIKSHKLILLISLAITSCPFTQSLYFVIHPDRFYKHKNSAEKESLFYINNHFRQGDIVYNYWNNAPGYKVYKHIYNFKYLAIQGHDFRKTSEDLTDYNHQLKQDFNEFSGKKRVWLLYNNQFLTDIGDKIDDPVWYYKNHISPTDNLVAQLSKIKKPIKKEIFKDITIYLFEKD
- a CDS encoding MOP flippase family protein; this encodes MSNQKNAINGAKWTTTATIITVLFAFFQLAIIARVLKSSAFGLVAMSTITINFFHIFANLGFTNSIISKQETNKKILSTIFYSSLSLGFILLILVNLFSHLIADYFNEPRLIHIIRISSINFPLIYAGQIYNILLQKELRFKSLAIIDVSSSLVGTIVTTSLAYNNYEELSLIYGEVFYTAFKLILFVTIGTKLFNPILYFNLKDIKDHLRFGVYNLGEGILSYAGGNSESIIIGKIIGAKALGLYTIAYQLAVYPIVRLNPIIMQVTYPIMAKIKDVASLKRAYIKIIDFITYCNFPLLAGLFITSTSVVPLVYGKGWIDTIPLVKVIVFVSLLKCITAPISSLAFTRGKPNLIFYLNLVILIIKLPILYFFSTSFGLIGVAYANLLTTTIETILTSFLAKYLIGNYFKEFFTNIYKPILLCLIMVVVIAVYQHFIISTNLFHTIIQIAIGGSIYLGLTLKYKLSLSEILELKKSL
- a CDS encoding HAD family hydrolase; translation: MENILWNRLELIVFDVDGTLYDQSKLRKIMFVRLILYYILRPYRYNELFILYHFRKEREKRAGFRGKNLKDKQYQWCAQKVNEKVEVVRKVIDQWIFNEPNRYLKRCMYPGVRQFIVDLKVKGIRTAIYSDYDSVNKLENMQIKVDLEISSTDERVNSFKPCPDGLLFILSEMNITNKNNCLYIGDREGLDGSCAEYANISFLLVDKGIAAKNFYQKLSKELINVRN
- a CDS encoding beta-1,6-N-acetylglucosaminyltransferase; protein product: MRIAHIIIAHKNPIQLERLIRKMQYPKFDFYIHIDKKVDIQNFLHLKDITRVFFIENRIVCNWGGYSTLQAIMNSLEEVHKNNVQYGCYNLLSAQDYPLKANSKIYDFLLKNEDKSFIYYEVDGSQSDWWKSAVQRFQKYHLTDFNFTGKFLVEKIINMLLPKRKFPLPLKLYGGAKACWWTINNECAAYLIMVLKKNNKFNSFLKFCWGTDEFVIPTMLMNSHLTDKIVNDNLRYIEFPKGKANPKILVSDDINDLLRSDMLFARKFDIEVDPNILDKIDIDSQ